In Meles meles chromosome 13, mMelMel3.1 paternal haplotype, whole genome shotgun sequence, the DNA window gagggggaagcagactccctgctgagcagagagcccaatgtggggcttgatcccaggactctgggatcatgacctgagccaaaggcagagactttaacccactgagccacccaggtgccacaaaaaGCAGAATTCTTAATTGAAAATGAGCATTTTCCTTAAATGAACCCTTTTAATGAATAGAgttgaaaagaagggaaaatcaaATGTGGTACCATGCTGATTTCATCTTAAACAATACAGAATATGCACCGTGTTGCTTTTATTGCTACTGGACTGTTCCTTACTATTATTTCAACAAACATATCTGGAGAACAAGAAGTGGTGCTCAGAGATGAATGAGGCAAATACCTCAGTCTTAGGGGACCATACCATGAAGTGATGTGCAATGGGTTCTAGGATAGAAGTCAGTACAGAATCCTGAGGGGTCACAAAGGAGAGAGCTTTATCTTTATCTCCAGGGAAGGGATGTTAGAAAAGGTGAGAGATGATGATGGACCTGGTTCAGAGCATTTCTGGCTGACGAGCTGCAAGAACAAAGCCACAAAATCTGGCCAGACTGGGGGATCCTGGGTGGGCTGGAGCTTTGGCTTTGAGGAGTGAGATGAGAGGGAAGACATTatctggagaggaggtggacCTAAGATACCAGCTGGGGCATTTATTCTGTCAGACCATTAATggttattaaaaggaaaaatcagaaaatacagagatgcaaaggcaaagaaatgaaatcaagtaTAATTTATCCCCACTGTTCAAATTCTGTATGATCATTCACCTCCTGTTTTTTTTCTACAGGTGTTTATATaaacacaagtttttttttaattcaaaatgagATCCCTTTGTATACACtacttttgaattttctttttgttttacttttgaattttcttcattctattttttaagcATCAGTAAAACCCTTCTAAAGCATCATTTTGATAGGTATAGAGCATTATGCTATATTAATACATCATAATATACTGATCTTTAAAAGTATAGTTGCTTTTGCATTTtcagtattataaataatgctgtgatgacACCTTGAAGATgctcttaattatttccttaggataaatttctagaagtggagGTTCTGGCTCATAttgaatatgaatttttttttcccattttatttatttttttagcgtaacagtattcattgtttttgcacaacacccagtgctccatgcaaaacgtgccctccccattacccaccacctgttcccccaacctcccacccccgacccttcaaaaccctcaggttgttttccagagttcatagtctcttatggttcgcctccccttccaattttttttttttaataaacatataatgtatttttatccccaggggaacaggtctgtgaatcgccaggtttacacacttcacagcactcaggatagcacataccctccccaatgtccatagccccctccccctctcccaatcccacctccccccagcaacccccagtttgttttgtgagattaagagtcatttatggtttgtctccctcccaatcccatcttgtttcatttattcttctccttatACTTACTTTATATGAGCTAAATGTTCATGCCCTTTGCCTAATGTCCCATTGGCATGTTTCTCTTCCTTAATAAATCCCAGTACATCTGTATAATATTGCTCATGGCATGATGTCAAGTATGAATGAAATGATAGCAGCCTGCTTTAGAATacctctcatttctctctctagcCCGGAAATCACATGAAGCTGTGGGTAGAGATTCACCTGATATTACTGGAAACCCCTCTCAGCCCAAGTACCATGAATAACCAGACACTAGTAACAGAATTTATCCTGCAGGGCTTTTCAGAGCACCCAGAATACCATGTGCTCTTATTcagctctttcctctccctctactctgtGGCTCTCATAGGTAATATCCTCATCATTTTGACCATCACCTTCAACTCTGGGCTTCATAtccccatgtacttttttttgtTCAACTTGGCTACTATGGATATTATCTGCACCTCTTCCATCATGCCCAAAGCCCTGGAGGGTCTGATGTCAAAGGACAGCTCCATCTCTTATGGGGGCTGTATGGCCCAGCTCTATTTCCTCTTATGGTCTGTATCCTCTGAGCTGCTGCTCCTCACGGTCATGGCCTATGACCGGTATGCAGCCATCTGCCATCCTCTACATTATACCACCACAATGAGCAAGTCATTCTGCTGTAAGCTGGCTCTAGGCGTATGGGCGCTCTGTGCCTTCAACGCGGCCATCCACATGGGGCTGATGCTACGGTTAAATTTCTGTGGCCCCAATGTCATTACCCATTTTTTCTGTGAGGCCCctcctctgctgcttctctcctgTACCTCCACCTATGTGAACAGCATCATGATTGTCCTGGCTGATGCGTTTTATGGCATATTGAACTTCCTGATGACCATCGTGTCATACGGCTTTATCATCTCTAGCATCCTCAAGATGCGGACTgcagaggggaagaagaaagccTTTTCCACTTGCTCCTCCCACCTCATTGTGGTGTGCATGTATTATACTGCTGTCTTCTATGCCTACATAAGCCCAGTCTCCAGCTATAGTGCAAAGAAGAGCAAGTTGGCTGGCGTACTCTATACTATGTTGAGCCCTACGCTCAACCCCCTCATCTATACTTTGAGAAACAAGGAGGTCAAGGCAGCCCTCAGGAAGCTTTTCACCTTCTCCAGAAATTAATTTCTGTCTTCTGAAGCTTTTGGTGGAGACTACATGTTGAAGTCCACAGTGGTTTCAGAGACTCTCCAACGAATAAGGATTTGGAAAATACCACTAATGACTCAGTGTGGTTACTAATAGATTCTCTAATGACTTGAAGAGCCATTATTGTTATTCATCTTGCTTTCTTGTAATcttgtaatttttatattttctacatttttaaatgattttaaaaaattaagaaaacatttaaatgagCATTGAGTGATTAAAAACATTACTCATTTGATAAAACAATGCTCATTTGATTATACCCTTAGTAATTCAGTTTacgtggtgcctgggtggctcagttgttaagcatctgcctttggcttaggtcatgattccagggtccttggatccagccccacatggggtttcctgctcagcgggaagcctgtgtctctctctcctctccccctgtttgtgatcCCTCACTGactgtctctctatgtcaaataaataaataaaatcttttaaaaaaaaacttagtttAAGAATATAGCAGTATTCATGATggtgaatataaaaagaaaagacataaagaaTGTTGCATTCCGGGGTGTGGTGTGGATGTACAAAGATGAATGCAATGTGGAGAGAGCCCTGCACTGGTTGGGGAGAAGATCTGGATTCGTATTCAGATTCTTTGGGAGCACTCAACTCACTTCAGCTGTAGTTTCCTACTAAGTGTAATGCAGAAAATAAACAGCCCAGAGGTGCTGTTAAGACTGAACAAGAGAACTGAAGACAATACTATCAAGTGCTGTCTAAGTGTTATAAGATACTGTTGCAGTTTGTGATTGCTGAGGACAGGAGCAGTCCAATAGTCTGAATATCAcaacccctcacccctgcctgcctcagggTGATGTTTGTGGTGGCTAGCTGGAAAGGGTAGGTGGGGGTTAAGATGATCCAACCACACAGGAAGAGGCTGCAGGGATGGCAGTGGATTCAGCTAAGACGCAGTGAGAAGCAGCATTGAGATGGGTAAATGAAAAGCCATTCTGGTGACTTCTGATGTAGAGTGGATCCTGTTTATCTCAGGGAGCCTCAGGCTCATGAGTGAGATCAGCTCTGCTCAGGAAAGGTCAGATGGAGTTCCTGATAGATAGATCATCCACATTTCCTTAGTGGATTCTCTCCCAGCTTCCTAAAGCCTTTCATATTTGAGGCCCCAAACTTTTTCCCAAATTTTCAAATGCAAACAGTCCATTTTAGTTTTCAGATCACTTtcttccctgttcagtggagccctgtgtcaggttctgtcCCTCTGAGCCCTATGTGAGTAACTGGTCCTTCTCTCTGTGACCTCTGTGTCCAGGTGGAGCACCTCTCCCTGTCAGAGTACTGTCTTGCTTGGAGTTTGTCTTCTCTAGAACATTCCTTTCTCTAGAACATCTCTggattccctcctttccttcaacAGACTTGATACCTGACACCTTGGGTATCAAGGCTCCTTTTTACAGGAACAGATTTGCTTTTCTTAGCTGAGACTGAGATGCAGCTCTTGCTTCTCAGATGTTATCTCTTAAAATTAGTCCTTGGGATTTATTGTAGACAAATTCATGATTCCACAGGCATCCAGCAGGCAGCATTTTTTTCTATGATGGGCTGATATGACATCACATTATCAGTTCTTTGGTGAGCCACAGAAGAGAACTGTTAGAACTTCCAATTTACCCATTTCTCTGCTTTTTGTCTTTGATAATGTCTATCAGTCAAGGGACACTCACCTTTCTTCAGATGTTTCTCCAACCATAAGCCCTTACCCTTTTAGCCTCCCTGAGTCAAGCCAATCTTCTGTAAGTGTTCCACCAGATTAGTCTAGCAGCACCAACAGCCATATGATAAAAGGTCTGGATGATGGAGATAAGATACAGGCCTGTGGTATATCCAGCTCCTCCTTTATGGAGGCTGCTTTATGAACTGAAGTCTTAGCcacattcctgtcctctggggcCAGATGATGAGGTACTTCTATTCTTGAATTTTATATTGGCTTTCCTTTTTCTGCAGTTTAGGATTGACCTTTGGGTACCACTATACCAGAGTTTGTCAACTTTGTCCTTGCTGATCATGGCAGGAACCGTCCTGTACATCATAGTAAATTTagcagcatccttggcctctaccAACTAATATGCTTTGGTGGATAAGAGCATATGCTCTGGATTCATGGAGCTGTAGCTCAAGCAGATCTTCTATATGTGTTCCACCAGATTAGTTCAGCAGCACCAACAGCCATATTTTGATAAAGGGTCTGGATGATGGAGATAAGATACAGGCTGTGGTACATCCAGCTCTTCCTTCATGGAGgctgctttatttattcatttatttttaaagattttacttattcatttgtcagagagagagagataacaagcaggcagagcagcaagcagagagaggagtggggaaacaggctccctgctcagcagagagcctgatgcagggctcgatcccaggatcctgagatcatgacctgagtcaaaggcagaggtttaacccactgagccactcaggcacccctggaggcTGCTTTATGAACTGAAGTCTTAGCCACATTCCTGTCCTTTGGCTCCAGACAATGAGGTACTTCTATTCTTGTATTTtatattgctttcctttttcttcagtttAGGATTGACCTTTGGGTACCACGATAGCAGAGTTTGTCAACTTTGACCTTGTTGATCATGGCAGGTGCCGTCCTGTACATCACAGTAAATTTAGCGGCATCCTTGGCCTCTACCAACTAGGTGTCAGTAGAACCAATCCAGACAagaatgtctctagacattgcgaGATCTCCTTGGAGATGAGGAGAGAGCAAAATCATCTCTGGGTGAGAACCACTGAGCTCCAACCAACCAGTCTCTCTCACTTTTGGGATTTGTAGTCACTGGTGTGCCACTTCTACCACTGACTACTGCCTCTAGCCAAGGTAGCTTCTGTGGGTCAGGTCTGAGACTAAGTACTGTCACaatttatctttggttttccAGGAACACTGTAAGAGACTAGGTGTTACACCCGAGTTCTCCAACAAGTGGGAGGTGGAGATAGGATTTCAGCTACAGCTCCATGAATCCAGAGCATATGCTCTTATCCACCAAAGCATTTTAGAGCCTGTCATGGACTCCACCTTCTGCCACTGTCCACGGTTGGGACAGGGGAGTTTGTTAACAAGAAGCAGAACTGCTTCAGCTCCTGTCCAACCAGTGCGTTTGGAAGAGCAATCTTTCTGAAAGTGTTTTGAAATGGAGCAACTGGCCTCAGCAGAGGACACAGATTTAGATCCTAATAACTTTATTTTCAGGCATACTGAATTGGTGTGGTGATGTCTATCACTTACTTAACAGAGATGAGAGACCTGAGCCATTTCCCCAAGATGTGATTTCTCAGAGGCCCATTTGGCAGGGGCGGGCATTTATGCCAGAGAAA includes these proteins:
- the LOC123955748 gene encoding olfactory receptor 13A1-like, which codes for MKLWVEIHLILLETPLSPSTMNNQTLVTEFILQGFSEHPEYHVLLFSSFLSLYSVALIGNILIILTITFNSGLHIPMYFFLFNLATMDIICTSSIMPKALEGLMSKDSSISYGGCMAQLYFLLWSVSSELLLLTVMAYDRYAAICHPLHYTTTMSKSFCCKLALGVWALCAFNAAIHMGLMLRLNFCGPNVITHFFCEAPPLLLLSCTSTYVNSIMIVLADAFYGILNFLMTIVSYGFIISSILKMRTAEGKKKAFSTCSSHLIVVCMYYTAVFYAYISPVSSYSAKKSKLAGVLYTMLSPTLNPLIYTLRNKEVKAALRKLFTFSRN